The nucleotide sequence TGCGTATATTAAAATTGCTGAAAAATGGCTTGAAAGTACTAAATTTATTCCTAATCTATTTTGATTTTTCATCAATTTCTTTTTTCTTGTTTTTGAAAGCACTACGAGTAAAAATTATAAAACCGTTAGATAATCTCTTTAGTTCTTGATTTTGGGTAAATCTTAGATAAGGTAGTTTATACTCACCGTTTTTCTTTTTAGGATTTTTGAAATAGTCCTCACTAGGCACTTCATACTTAATATTAATAAATTGTCCTTTAATTTTTTTCTTTGATTTCTTTGCTTGCCGTATTTCTCTACTAAAAGAGGCTTTCTTCACTTGGTAATTTAATATATGGTTTTTGTAATTGACCTGAAAATCAGCTCCTTCATGATCTAAATCTGCCGACATTGAAACACTCCCTTTCCCAAAAACGGCTTCTGCAACATAGCCCGCATGAATTTGTGTTATTATACTTGCCCAGGTACGATAAATCCTGGCAGGTAGTCCTCTGTAAAAACAATCTTCACACATCGTTACCTTTTTTCTAAAGCTTTCAATATCTGTTTTATAAGTAGCCAAATATTCCTTATAGAAATCCTCAAAATCTAAAAAGTTCTTTTTACCCCAATAGGTTTTATATAGCAGGGAAATGGCTTGTATTTCTTTTGGCATATCCATTTCCACAATCTTAATCGGACGATATTTAATCCTGTAATCGTTTAGTTTTATTGATTCTAAGAATTTTCCGAATTGTTCCATTTTGTTTTCCGTTAAATAAAATATAAAATACTTTTTTTATAAATAACTGCAATCTTCTTTAGTTCTAGGACATCTATTCTTCTTTCACATCTTTCAATTTTAGAAATATACGATTGTGGCTTTTTTAGTTTCTTTGCAACATCTTGCTGCTTTAAGCCTGCGTCAAGGCGCGCCTTGATCATCTTTTCTACAAATTGTTTATATTCTTTTAGATAAATTGTATTTGACATGACTGGTTATATTATATATCCTATTTTGGCATATCCCAAATTAGGTTATTTGAAATATACGAATCACTTTAAGGATACAAATAAACTGCCTAGGACTTTTTTTGCGCGTGGAAATAAAAAAATAAATCGTTTTGAGCGGGGCGACGACTTCTTAAACACACAAATGCACAAATGGGGTCAGGTCTTTAGTTTTAGCATTGTAAGCTGGATTCCCGATTGGGACATTCGGGAATGAC is from Elusimicrobiota bacterium and encodes:
- a CDS encoding TaqI family restriction endonuclease, giving the protein MEQFGKFLESIKLNDYRIKYRPIKIVEMDMPKEIQAISLLYKTYWGKKNFLDFEDFYKEYLATYKTDIESFRKKVTMCEDCFYRGLPARIYRTWASIITQIHAGYVAEAVFGKGSVSMSADLDHEGADFQVNYKNHILNYQVKKASFSREIRQAKKSKKKIKGQFINIKYEVPSEDYFKNPKKKNGEYKLPYLRFTQNQELKRLSNGFIIFTRSAFKNKKKEIDEKSK
- a CDS encoding helix-turn-helix transcriptional regulator — encoded protein: MSNTIYLKEYKQFVEKMIKARLDAGLKQQDVAKKLKKPQSYISKIERCERRIDVLELKKIAVIYKKSILYFI